A window of Methanolobus sediminis contains these coding sequences:
- a CDS encoding ATPase domain-containing protein: MAKINAFAIPRDDLNDKLGGGFPAGSLVVLEGGSGGGKSTISQRLSFGLNENDVSVTFVSTQMTTKGFINQMYSMDYPIAPFLLNGLLLYIPVIPLVQAAKSRCDFIERLMAAEELFEKDVIIIDTLSSLIKYSANTEKTLDLISFFKKLNGMGKVIILTIEPNQLTEDLASMFRSSCDVYITLKSKPLGSEVKRTIVVNKFTGAKGPVGQMIGFRIEPKVGLVVEIASVS; encoded by the coding sequence ATGGCAAAGATCAATGCATTTGCAATCCCGAGGGATGATTTGAATGATAAATTGGGAGGAGGCTTTCCTGCCGGTTCACTAGTCGTACTTGAAGGTGGCAGTGGCGGAGGAAAAAGTACAATTTCCCAGCGTCTTTCATTCGGATTAAACGAAAACGATGTCAGTGTTACGTTTGTCTCGACACAAATGACAACAAAGGGTTTTATTAACCAGATGTATTCAATGGATTATCCCATAGCTCCGTTTCTTTTGAATGGTCTGCTTTTATACATACCTGTTATTCCGCTGGTCCAGGCAGCAAAATCCCGTTGTGATTTTATTGAAAGACTAATGGCTGCAGAGGAGCTGTTTGAAAAAGATGTGATCATAATTGATACTCTATCCTCACTTATCAAATACAGTGCCAATACTGAGAAAACTCTTGATCTGATTTCGTTTTTCAAGAAACTGAATGGTATGGGTAAGGTTATAATTCTTACAATAGAGCCAAACCAGTTAACAGAAGACCTTGCTTCAATGTTCCGCTCTTCCTGTGACGTTTACATTACTCTCAAATCAAAGCCTCTGGGAAGTGAAGTCAAGAGGACTATTGTTGTAAACAAGTTCACCGGTGCCAAGGGTCCGGTCGGACAGATGATCGGGTTTAGAATAGAACCTAAGGTCGGTCTTGTAGTAGAGATAGCTTCAGTATCATAA